A genomic window from Silene latifolia isolate original U9 population chromosome Y, ASM4854445v1, whole genome shotgun sequence includes:
- the LOC141628090 gene encoding uncharacterized protein LOC141628090 — MNKVLQIEDMHGKLCVLGDDIQGAFLSYYQDLLGTHTATDPSIFSIPKSKSPGTDGFNSQFYRDAWDIVGEEVCAAIADFFSTGKLLNQINSTVITLIPKVDRPTSVKHFRPISCCNVIYKLISKILCTRLALILPDIISQNQGAFVKGRSILENILICQDLVRLYSRGMASPRCMFKLDLQKPYETIEWPFVAQMLEALNFPIRFRTMVMTCITTTSYSLNLNGASFGYFKGRRGLRQGDPISPLVFCICMEYLSRVLMYATDKWFFRYHPLCKSLKLTHLLFADDLLTFCKGETQSIMLLLRALATFSATSGLRVNATKSEVVFNGVTQCPDGIFEISGFTEAKRRGGGGLGIKEAGVWNVAMVGKLVNWIYTKADRLWVLWIDHVYMKGLDWDTYHPPQDSNWNWRNICKVRGLLSGGFHGNQWVADPKGYSISSGYQWLQGSHPFVPWYKDVWNDWNVPKQAFIAWLICRQALNTRVKLSQFGVVDTNNCVLCEGGLETLSHLFADCAYSQQILAGLENWLQKKLLIRTGNCSKVQTQVVSLTRTIYWYTIWMERNQCRLELKLRCPAQVIRLIQQHVQSRVKQKLKEIVQSRDMQWLSSIDINV; from the exons ATGAACAAAGTTTTGCAGATAGAGGATATGCATGGAAAGTTGTGTGTACTGGGTGATGATATCCAGGGTGCTTTCTTATCTTATTATCAGGATTTGCTGGGTACTCATACTGCTACTGATCCC AGTATCTTTAGCATTCCCAAGAGTAAATCACCAGGGACAGATGGCTTTAATAGCCAATTTTATAGGGATGCTTGGGATATTGTGGGTGAGGAGGTTTGTGCAGCTATTGCTGATTTCTTCTCAACTGGAAAGCTTTTAAACCAGATTAATTCTACAGTGATCACTTTGATTCCTAAGGTGGATAGACCAACAAGTGTTAAGCACTTTAGACCCATTTCTTGCTGCAATGTGATTTACAAGTTAATCTCAAAGATTCTCTGTACTAGACTTGCATTAATTTTACCAGATATCATTAGTCAAAATCAAGGTGCCTTTGTTAAAGGGAGGAGTATACTTGAAAATATTCTTATCTGTCAGGACCTTGTGAGACTTTATTCTAGGGGAATGGCTTCTCCTAGATGCATGTTCAAGCTTGACTTGCAAAAACCCTATGAAACTATTGAATGGCCTTTTGTGGCTCAGATGTTGGAGGCCTTAAATTTCCCTATTAGGTTTAGAACTATGGTGATGACCTGCATTACTACTACTTCTTATTCCCTCAATCTTAATGGTGCAAGCTTTGGATATTTTAAAGGAAGAAGAGGGTTGAGACAAGGGGACCCTATATCTCCTCTTGTTTTTTGTATTTGCATGGAATATCTCTCTAGGGTTCTGATGTATGCAACTGATAAGTGGTTTTTCAGATACCACCCACTTTGTAAGAGCCTCAAGCTGACCCATTTGCTATTTGCTGATGATTTATTGACGTTTTGCAAAGGAGAGACTCAATCTATTATGTTGCTGCTAAGGGCTTTGGCTACTTTTTCTGCTACTTCAGGACTTAGGGTAAATGCAACTAAGTCTGAGGTAGTGTTTAATGGGGTTACACAGTGTCCAGACGGGATATTCGAGATATCTGGTTTCACTGAAG CAaaaaggagggggggggggggactggGAATCAAAGAAGCTGGGGTGTGGAATGTGGCCATGGTTGGTAAGTTAGTTAATTGGATATACACAAAAGCAGATAGACTTTGGGTGTTATGGATAGaccatgtgtatatgaaaggCCTTGATTGGGATACTTATCACCCTCCTCAAGATTCCAACTGGAATTGGAGGAATATTTGCAAGGTTCGTGGACTTCTCTCTGGTGGTTTTCATGGTAATCAATGGGTAGCTGACCCTAAGGGCTACTCTATAAGCTCTGGGTACCAATGGTTGCAGGGTTCACACCCCTTTGTACCATGGTACAAGGATGTTTGGAATGATTGGAATGTTCCCAAGCAGGCTTTCATTGCTTGGTTGATTTGCAGACAAGCTCTGAATACAAGAGTTAAATTGTCTCAGTTTGGAGTGGTTGATACTAATAATTGCGTCCTATGTGAAGGGGGGCTTGAAACTCTTTCTCATTTGTTTGCTGACTGTGCCTATAGTCAACAAATTCTTGCAGGCTTAGAAAATTGGCTCCAGAAGAAGCTGCTAATCAGGACAGGTAATTGTTCAAAAGTGCAGACTCAGGTGGTCAGTCTTACCAGAACGATTTATTGGTATACTATTTGGATGGAAAGGAATCAATGCAGACTGGAACTCAAGCTCAGGTGTCCTGCTCAGGTTATCAGACTAATACAACAGCATGTCCAGAGTAGAGTCAAGCAGAAGCTGAAGGAGATTGTGCAATCAAGGGACATGCAATGGCTAAGTAGCATTGACATTAATGTTTAG